Proteins encoded within one genomic window of Methanobrevibacter thaueri:
- a CDS encoding transglutaminase domain-containing protein translates to MNRQLLITMLLALVVIFSVTAISASEINVTDSYSTEIDESISLNSDDSAQGSYESNVDNGSSEDVLGSENSNTLSTNTEESNVLTSDGNGSSNSTIDVSKTITSKDVTKYYKGSTKYTATFLDSYGNALSNVNVKITVNGKSYTKRTDSNGKISMDINLKPGSYKVVATNPKTGYSLTTTFKILSTITSTDISKVYLDGRKFTATFLKSNGKALANKKVKFKINGKKYTVKTNSKGKASLSLTSLKKGTYKITSYNTDGLTKVNTVKVVKSTKTSLTASDYTFLKSDSKTIKVKLLNKFGYAPPKGKVIKFKVNGKTYKATTNAKGIAKLKLPSLKAGVYTVKYTFSKSGYYKASSTTSKVTIIPSKTPKFVVKSTTTFGYGAGTQFKVALQSGSVPLAKKQVTLTLNGTTYTKTTDSQGMISLPIGLEIGKYTITCKNKAESKISSISKSIAITVKERTPSKLTWASASSVKQGTQTVSVKLTDSANRAISGQTVKLTYNSKTYSATTSNGIAKFSFELRPGTQTLTYSYNGDNDNLGTTNGTNISVTKVTTMSLSNILTASNNVKKYIEANNKIPTTVVVGGITFTTPEFLYMMSQAIKELGNSKTNDVSVLHDVAEPSSPSGDDINKDLTKENYLKLAANIVTYISTNKQAPNYGSSAIGKIIYSELIDSFSRILAFYKSNKRLPSYVTFKTSSTSSQSGTGLNEKNTDTNLAKYLKSTKNCQVGNAKIKDIVNSLIKGLSSDSAKAKAIFNYVRDNTAYSFYYNTKYGAVGTLTAKKGNCVDHTHLLVAMFRTANLPARYVHGSCTFSSGSTYGHVWAQVLIDGKWTIADATSSRNSLGSVANWNTKSFHLNGIYTGIEF, encoded by the coding sequence TTGAATAGACAATTATTAATCACTATGTTATTGGCATTGGTTGTAATCTTTTCAGTCACTGCTATATCAGCAAGTGAAATAAATGTTACAGATTCATATTCCACTGAAATCGATGAATCAATTTCACTCAATAGTGATGATTCGGCACAAGGTTCATATGAATCCAATGTTGATAACGGTTCCTCAGAGGATGTTTTAGGATCTGAAAATTCAAATACTTTATCAACTAACACAGAGGAAAGTAATGTTTTGACAAGTGACGGAAACGGTTCATCAAATTCAACAATTGATGTATCCAAAACTATTACTTCAAAAGATGTTACAAAATATTATAAGGGAAGTACAAAATACACTGCTACTTTTTTAGATAGCTATGGCAATGCATTATCTAACGTTAACGTTAAGATAACTGTAAACGGCAAAAGCTACACTAAAAGGACAGATAGTAACGGTAAAATTTCCATGGATATAAATCTTAAACCAGGATCATACAAGGTTGTTGCAACCAATCCTAAAACAGGTTATTCATTAACCACTACATTTAAGATATTATCCACCATTACTTCAACTGACATCAGCAAAGTCTATCTGGATGGTAGAAAATTCACTGCTACATTTTTAAAAAGTAATGGTAAGGCTTTAGCTAATAAAAAAGTTAAATTCAAAATCAATGGAAAGAAATACACCGTTAAGACCAACAGTAAGGGTAAAGCAAGTTTATCATTGACTTCTCTTAAGAAAGGTACTTATAAAATTACTTCTTATAATACTGATGGATTAACTAAGGTTAATACGGTTAAAGTAGTGAAATCTACAAAAACATCATTAACTGCAAGTGATTACACTTTTCTAAAAAGTGATTCAAAAACTATAAAAGTTAAATTACTTAATAAATTTGGTTACGCACCGCCTAAAGGCAAAGTAATCAAATTTAAAGTAAATGGTAAAACTTACAAAGCAACTACAAATGCTAAGGGTATTGCCAAACTTAAATTGCCTTCACTCAAGGCCGGAGTATACACCGTGAAGTACACATTCTCAAAAAGCGGATATTACAAAGCTTCATCCACAACCAGCAAAGTCACAATTATACCAAGCAAGACTCCAAAGTTCGTGGTAAAAAGCACAACCACTTTTGGTTACGGTGCAGGCACACAGTTTAAGGTGGCATTACAATCAGGAAGCGTTCCTTTGGCTAAAAAACAAGTCACTTTGACTTTAAACGGCACAACTTATACCAAGACAACTGATAGTCAGGGTATGATTTCACTTCCGATTGGTTTGGAAATCGGCAAATACACAATTACATGCAAAAACAAGGCCGAGTCTAAAATCAGTTCAATAAGTAAATCAATCGCTATCACTGTTAAGGAAAGAACCCCGTCCAAACTAACTTGGGCAAGTGCCAGTTCAGTTAAGCAAGGAACCCAAACCGTAAGTGTCAAATTAACCGATTCAGCTAACAGGGCCATTTCCGGTCAAACCGTTAAATTGACATACAATTCAAAAACTTACTCAGCTACCACCTCAAACGGTATAGCTAAATTCAGTTTTGAATTAAGGCCAGGAACACAAACCCTGACATACAGCTACAACGGTGATAATGATAATCTCGGAACCACCAACGGTACAAACATTTCAGTTACCAAGGTAACTACAATGTCTTTAAGTAATATTCTTACCGCTTCAAACAATGTGAAAAAATACATTGAAGCGAACAATAAGATTCCAACCACCGTTGTGGTAGGAGGCATTACATTTACAACACCTGAATTCTTGTATATGATGAGTCAGGCTATTAAAGAGCTTGGAAACTCAAAAACTAACGATGTGTCTGTTCTTCATGATGTTGCGGAACCTAGTTCCCCTTCAGGAGATGACATAAATAAAGATTTGACCAAGGAAAATTATCTTAAATTGGCTGCTAACATTGTTACTTACATCAGTACCAACAAGCAAGCTCCAAACTATGGATCATCCGCAATTGGAAAAATCATTTACTCAGAGTTAATAGATTCATTCTCAAGAATATTGGCATTTTATAAATCAAATAAACGTTTACCATCCTATGTAACATTTAAAACTAGTTCAACTAGTTCCCAATCTGGTACTGGATTAAATGAGAAAAACACAGATACTAATTTAGCAAAATACTTGAAATCCACTAAGAATTGTCAAGTGGGTAATGCCAAAATCAAAGATATTGTAAATTCATTGATTAAGGGATTGTCAAGTGACAGCGCTAAAGCTAAAGCCATATTTAACTATGTTAGAGACAATACTGCATACAGTTTCTATTATAATACTAAATATGGGGCAGTAGGCACATTAACCGCTAAGAAAGGTAACTGTGTGGACCATACTCATTTGCTTGTAGCTATGTTCAGAACCGCTAATCTCCCTGCCAGATACGTCCATGGATCATGTACATTTTCAAGTGGAAGTACATACGGCCACGTATGGGCGCAAGTGTTAATTGATGGAAAATGGACTATTGCAGATGCTACTAGTTCAAGAAATTCATTAGGAAGTGTAGCTAATTGGAATACAAAATCCTTCCACCTTAACGGTATTTATACAGGAATTGAATTCTAA
- the ung gene encoding uracil-DNA glycosylase, which produces MIGNDWDFALSEEFKKDYFLKIQDFIDEEYSSKTIYPPYDEIFNAFKLTPLSNVKVVILGQDPYHEEGQAHGLAFSTPEGRPIPRSLKNIFKEINAEYDYPIPTSGCLEKWAEQGVFLLNTVLTVEDGNANSHSKCGWQTFTDNVIRILNRQDQPIVFLLWGKQAEKKKELITNENHLVLITSHPSPFSARRGFLGCNHFKLANGYLKENKIKEIDWKL; this is translated from the coding sequence ATGATAGGCAATGACTGGGATTTTGCTTTAAGTGAAGAATTCAAAAAGGACTATTTTTTAAAGATTCAGGATTTTATCGATGAGGAGTATTCATCTAAGACTATATATCCTCCATACGATGAGATATTCAATGCATTTAAACTCACACCATTAAGCAACGTTAAGGTGGTTATTTTAGGTCAGGACCCTTATCATGAGGAAGGCCAAGCCCATGGGCTTGCATTTTCCACACCTGAAGGCAGGCCGATTCCAAGATCCCTCAAGAACATCTTCAAGGAAATCAATGCTGAATATGATTATCCCATACCAACTTCAGGATGTCTTGAAAAATGGGCAGAGCAGGGTGTCTTCCTGCTGAATACGGTATTGACAGTTGAGGATGGCAATGCAAACTCCCACAGCAAATGCGGATGGCAGACATTCACGGATAATGTGATTAGAATATTGAACAGGCAGGACCAGCCAATAGTGTTTTTATTGTGGGGCAAGCAGGCCGAAAAGAAAAAGGAACTGATTACAAATGAAAATCATCTGGTCTTGATAACTTCACACCCTTCCCCTTTTTCTGCAAGACGGGGATTTTTGGGATGCAATCACTTTAAATTAGCAAATGGTTATCTAAAAGAGAATAAAATAAAAGAAATAGATTGGAAATTATGA
- a CDS encoding alpha/beta hydrolase yields MNKKIIFALIAIIILAIFAYGIYYVNDFYHADKDVESYLNGTDDVKVIQTGNGLLLDGPGNDTALIFYPGAKVEYTSYLPLFTQLSHENVDCFLVEMPFNLALLNENAADDIMDNYNYTKYYISGHSLGGVVASNYVNHTNKTDGLILLSGYPTVKIEKPVLSIYGSEDKVLNIEKYNDSKSLMDNLTEIIIKGGNHAQIGNYGPQEGDGIAKITPEKQQDEIRKAILEFID; encoded by the coding sequence ATGAACAAGAAAATAATTTTTGCTTTAATAGCTATCATCATATTGGCTATTTTTGCATATGGAATATATTACGTGAATGATTTCTATCATGCCGATAAAGATGTAGAAAGTTATTTGAATGGCACTGATGACGTTAAAGTTATTCAAACCGGTAACGGATTGCTTCTAGATGGGCCCGGCAATGACACCGCATTGATATTCTATCCTGGCGCAAAAGTTGAATACACTTCATATCTGCCACTATTTACACAGTTGTCACATGAGAATGTCGATTGCTTCCTGGTTGAGATGCCGTTCAACCTTGCATTGCTGAATGAAAATGCCGCAGATGACATAATGGACAATTACAACTACACAAAATACTATATTTCAGGACATTCGCTTGGAGGGGTGGTTGCGTCAAATTACGTGAACCATACCAACAAAACAGACGGACTGATACTCCTTTCAGGATATCCGACAGTAAAAATTGAAAAGCCTGTCCTTTCAATCTATGGAAGTGAAGACAAGGTATTGAACATTGAAAAATACAACGATTCAAAATCTCTAATGGACAATCTTACCGAAATCATTATCAAAGGTGGAAACCACGCCCAAATTGGAAATTACGGACCTCAGGAGGGTGACGGCATAGCCAAAATAACACCGGAAAAACAGCAAGACGAAATAAGAAAGGCCATTCTTGAATTCATTGATTAA
- a CDS encoding MFS transporter, whose amino-acid sequence MKFDLETIVVFVSFITSFFAVFLSNGIIIGVPAIAQDFAMNNVIQNWVPTIFFLVVAVFTVPAGQISGKFGVKKSLLAGIIVYLIGSIGAVLSFSTESFLVFRIMQGAGVAFLNVSAMAMVVHAVAPKNRGKALGFTVTGVYLATSLSPVICGFLVHNLGWRSMFYFVIPFLVLCIILMITKIPQEWKTYQDDKIDKVGSILYGIGILFFIYGFTSLITTPGKILTVLGIILLVIFGAYELRQKSPVFNMNLFKNKKFTSSNIAALCSYIAVMVVTTILNYHFQYVRGWDAQMSGMILIITPIIMAIMAPNAGKLSDKIHPQKLAALGMGIATVALLILTFLTGKTPLYMVIIAMILQGIGMGLFSSPNMNAIMSSVPPKDAPTASASQATMRTIGQTMSLGLLTLVFAWIMGSLELAPQYAGMIVQASQIICGICTAACLLAIFASLVGVKSKDKFNTGR is encoded by the coding sequence ATGAAATTCGATTTAGAAACAATTGTAGTATTCGTATCATTCATTACATCGTTTTTTGCGGTGTTTTTGTCAAATGGTATTATAATTGGTGTTCCGGCAATTGCACAGGATTTTGCAATGAACAATGTCATTCAAAATTGGGTGCCAACAATATTTTTCCTTGTCGTTGCGGTGTTCACCGTTCCGGCAGGGCAGATTTCAGGTAAATTTGGAGTTAAGAAATCACTTCTTGCGGGCATTATCGTATATTTGATAGGATCAATAGGTGCGGTATTGTCATTCTCAACCGAGTCCTTTTTAGTATTCAGGATTATGCAGGGCGCCGGTGTGGCATTCCTGAACGTATCCGCAATGGCAATGGTGGTTCATGCTGTAGCTCCTAAAAACAGAGGAAAGGCTTTAGGGTTTACAGTCACCGGAGTGTATCTGGCAACATCACTGTCTCCTGTAATATGCGGATTTTTAGTGCATAACCTCGGATGGAGGTCAATGTTCTACTTCGTTATTCCGTTTTTAGTTTTATGTATCATACTGATGATTACAAAAATACCTCAAGAATGGAAGACCTATCAAGATGACAAGATTGATAAAGTGGGTTCTATACTGTATGGCATAGGAATTTTATTTTTCATCTATGGATTCACTAGTTTGATTACAACACCTGGTAAAATATTAACCGTTCTTGGAATTATCTTGCTAGTAATCTTTGGTGCATATGAGCTAAGGCAAAAATCCCCAGTGTTCAACATGAATCTCTTCAAGAACAAGAAGTTCACATCATCAAACATCGCCGCACTATGCAGCTACATTGCGGTGATGGTCGTGACAACAATATTGAACTACCACTTCCAGTACGTGCGCGGATGGGATGCCCAGATGTCCGGAATGATATTGATCATTACCCCAATCATCATGGCAATCATGGCGCCGAACGCAGGAAAGCTGTCCGACAAGATACACCCACAGAAACTGGCAGCATTGGGAATGGGAATAGCAACCGTCGCATTGCTGATATTGACATTCCTGACAGGAAAAACACCATTGTATATGGTAATAATTGCGATGATTCTTCAGGGTATCGGAATGGGACTGTTCTCAAGTCCGAACATGAACGCAATCATGAGTTCCGTTCCGCCAAAGGACGCCCCTACAGCTTCAGCATCACAGGCAACAATGAGAACAATAGGCCAGACCATGAGCTTAGGTCTTTTGACATTGGTATTCGCCTGGATAATGGGCAGTCTGGAACTTGCCCCTCAATATGCGGGCATGATCGTGCAAGCGTCACAGATAATCTGCGGAATCTGTACCGCCGCATGCCTACTTGCAATATTCGCCTCACTTGTAGGCGTGAAATCAAAAGACAAATTCAACACAGGAAGATAA
- a CDS encoding MFS transporter, with amino-acid sequence MKFDTETSVVIVSFLTSFFAVFLSAGIVIGVPSIASDFAMNNIVQNWIITIALLVVAVFTLPAGQISGKFGVKKALMAGVLVFVFASIGACLSFSTESFLFFRVIQGIGGAFSNVAAMAMVVQAIKPQNRGKALGFTVTGVYLAGSLSPVICGFLVYNFGWRSMFYFTIPFFAICIALMMWKIPGDWKTYENDKIDAIGYLIYGIGILLFIYGFTSLMNFMGQVCVLIGFILLIAFGYYETKAHSPAFNMRLFKNMKFTSSNVAALCSYLAIAALTTILNYHFQYVRGWNAQMSGLILIVTPIIMAIMAPNSGKLSDRIHPQKLAAIGMSIATVTLLILIFLDANTPLYLIVVAMILQGIGMGLFTTPNTNAIMSSVPPKETPNASAAQSAMRTIGQTMSLGLLTLVFAWVMGSLKLSSQYADMIVQSSQIVCIICTIICIIAIFASLVGIKSKDEFNTEKSG; translated from the coding sequence ATGAAATTTGATACAGAGACATCCGTTGTTATCGTATCGTTTCTCACATCATTCTTTGCGGTTTTCCTATCTGCAGGCATAGTCATAGGGGTGCCATCCATCGCAAGCGACTTTGCAATGAACAATATCGTTCAAAATTGGATAATCACCATTGCTTTGCTTGTTGTAGCTGTGTTCACGCTTCCAGCAGGACAGATTTCAGGGAAATTCGGTGTAAAAAAGGCCTTAATGGCAGGAGTTCTGGTTTTCGTCTTTGCTTCCATAGGAGCATGCCTATCATTTTCTACAGAATCATTCCTATTTTTCAGAGTAATTCAGGGTATCGGAGGAGCATTTTCTAATGTTGCTGCAATGGCAATGGTCGTGCAGGCCATCAAGCCTCAAAACAGAGGCAAGGCTCTCGGATTTACTGTGACTGGAGTTTATCTGGCAGGATCACTGTCCCCTGTAATATGCGGATTTTTGGTTTACAACTTCGGTTGGAGATCAATGTTCTACTTCACAATACCATTTTTCGCAATTTGTATTGCATTAATGATGTGGAAAATTCCGGGAGACTGGAAAACATATGAAAACGATAAAATTGACGCAATAGGCTATCTGATATACGGAATAGGTATTTTACTGTTCATTTATGGATTTACAAGCTTGATGAATTTCATGGGTCAAGTCTGCGTACTCATTGGTTTCATTCTATTAATTGCCTTTGGATATTATGAGACTAAAGCGCACAGTCCTGCATTCAATATGAGATTATTCAAGAATATGAAGTTCACTTCCTCAAATGTTGCTGCTTTATGCAGTTATCTTGCAATAGCTGCACTAACAACAATCTTAAACTATCATTTCCAATATGTCAGAGGATGGAACGCCCAAATGTCAGGCCTTATCTTGATAGTTACACCAATTATTATGGCAATAATGGCGCCAAATTCAGGAAAACTGTCTGATAGAATACATCCTCAAAAGTTAGCGGCTATTGGAATGTCAATTGCAACTGTGACACTTTTGATTCTGATATTCCTTGATGCAAACACTCCACTCTATCTTATAGTTGTGGCAATGATTTTGCAGGGTATCGGTATGGGACTGTTCACCACTCCAAATACAAATGCAATCATGAGTTCCGTTCCTCCAAAGGAGACTCCGAATGCTTCAGCGGCACAATCCGCAATGAGGACCATCGGTCAGACCATGAGCCTTGGTTTGCTCACTCTTGTATTTGCATGGGTTATGGGCAGTTTAAAACTATCTTCACAGTATGCGGATATGATTGTTCAAAGCTCCCAGATTGTATGTATAATCTGTACAATCATTTGTATTATAGCAATATTCGCTTCCCTAGTTGGAATAAAATCCAAAGATGAATTCAATACAGAAAAATCAGGTTAA
- a CDS encoding MarR family winged helix-turn-helix transcriptional regulator translates to MVEESFQAITKNSPFIAWIHNLSLNQQKYLKSQFKDLKLGHDVRYVMFIYDNPNCSQEDIANMFSQSKGNIAKVLKKLEDLGYVKREIDPNNRRKYMLNVTEKGQELVPEFREVSRQWEREVGITDSDDELKERIKEIAINAMNLIEEK, encoded by the coding sequence ATGGTAGAAGAAAGTTTTCAGGCAATAACCAAAAATTCTCCATTCATCGCATGGATACATAATTTATCCTTAAACCAACAAAAATATCTTAAATCACAGTTTAAAGACTTGAAACTGGGCCATGACGTGAGATATGTAATGTTCATCTATGACAATCCCAACTGTTCACAGGAAGACATTGCAAACATGTTCAGCCAAAGCAAGGGCAACATTGCCAAAGTCCTAAAGAAACTGGAGGATTTGGGATACGTTAAAAGAGAAATCGACCCCAACAATCGCAGGAAATACATGTTGAATGTGACTGAGAAGGGTCAGGAATTGGTTCCGGAATTCCGTGAAGTCTCAAGACAATGGGAAAGAGAAGTGGGAATAACCGATTCCGATGACGAATTGAAAGAAAGAATAAAGGAAATTGCAATAAATGCAATGAACCTCATTGAGGAGAAATGA